TTTTATTGTATTATTTATTCCGTAATGAATTTCGCAGCTGTTGCCAGCCTCACTCGAGCTTGGTCATCACTTATGCTTAGCCGTTAAGTGGATCGGACAAGTTTTAATGGATATTTTGTTCATGTACAACTTACAAACGAACCCGTGTGAAACTGATTCGTGATTTTCTCGCGTGCGTATTGCAGTCGCTTGAGAGGCAGGAGGCGAAGGATATGCAAGTTCCTCTGGATCAAATAGAGGTCAGTGCGAAGTTTTGTTCTATGTTCATCATTTGTAAAGGACATTACTATTGTAGGCTCGTGTTGACACGGTATTTATTGACGGCGTTGTCCGGACCAAGGATGATATCCTCAAAAAAGCCGTCAACGACCTCTTCAATGCGAAAGATTTCCAAGACGTAAGCGTGGAACGCCGTCCCAGTGGCGGTCCTTGATGTTGTTCATAGGTGATACAAAAGCACACTGACCCTCACCCCCACCCACCTCGCCCTCTTCCATATTTTAGGTGATATTAAAAACCCGCTATGTAAGAAAACAACTGGAAACGCTGGGCGCCTTTAAACAGATCTCCGTGACAATCGATACAAGTTCAGGTAAGGCGAAACGCTTTGTTTCTAAGTTAAACTCAATGGCAAAGCACTAAAGAGCTATTATAGGATTTAAATCGTTTCTTCAAGGAACAATTAATTATCTAAGCTGTTGTGCCCATCAAATCGTGTATTTCTTTTGTGTGTCATGTTGTTTCTGGCTAATTCAACTTgctcaaaaaaacaaaacaaaataaggaTGAACAATTGCCACCTTGATGATTTTCGTTTGGATGTGCTACACGTTTTATCCTTTCCGCATGCTTTATCACCATCTAGTGCAGTTCACCAACTTAAAATAAAGTGATCTGACAATTCTTTGTTCAGGAAAGCTTGGGAAAATTTGTATGAAAGCTTAAAGCGCAATGAGTTCACACACAATCAACAAGGCTGGTAGTGCTTTGAGCAGCGTTCCCCCAACTTAGCTGCTCTGCACTGGTGAAGATAGAAACTAATGAATGAATTACAAGCGGGAAATATAGTGGAAGAAATGAGATGCGGCATATAAAAAGTGCGTCTATTCAGTCCGCTGTTCAAAACTATTGTTTATGGGCTAGCTTGTGCATAACAGTACTAAGTTTCTGTGGTGCAAATAAATGGAGACGAGAAAGAACACGAAGCCAGTCCACATATAATTATTGCGTTCAAACCAATGGTGTTAAGATGGAATGAGAGCTACCTGGAAACTCTATTTGCTATTTAGCCAAGGGACCCCCAGTAACTTGCTCTAGTGGTGGCTGACTATTGGTACGGGCAAGAGCAGCAACCAAGATATGTCGCAGCTAATCGGGAATAAACATACCTTTGGCACAAGTTCATGCCCAAAGTTCCGCTGAGTCTGTAAACCAGTAGTAAATGTTCCCTTGTGTTGCATGTACTCTGGCATGTTTAAATATCAAGTGTTCAGCTCCTATGTTCCCAAGATGTCGCCTGAAGGAAAAATAACGGGACCCCTCTTCATTTGATTTGCAAAAGGTGGTATTTTGCACGTGGTAGGTACTAGAACCATGGTAATAGATGGGTAGAAAGACGTTAGAATTTGCCATGACATACAGAGCAGCAGCTGGTTCTTTCTAGCCTCTTTCATTGCCTCATAACTTCTAGGCCCAGATGCGAGCCCTAGTGGTTTAGAAGTGACATTCAAAGTACAAGAAGTCCGGCGTCTTGTCGGAGGCATCAACACTCTTGTTGGCAACAATGAAGGAAGTATGGTAAGCATACGTCATATTTTATACTAGAAGAGCATTGACAGAAGAAATTATAATCTGACTTTTGATGCCTTCCTTCTAAACAGCATCAGCTGTGTAACAGAGTGCTGGTGCCAGAATTCTTCAATAACATCATGTTAAATGTGACCCATTTATTATGTGTGCAATCACCTACACAGCTTTGTTGAGTAAAACGTGCCAGCAAGGGCTTCATGTTATGTGTCTAAAATGTCAAGTAGCGGTCACTTGGTATCGCGTGCATCACTGACACGTGCGCTGATCAGCCTTATGCTGTTGTTCAAAGCCACTTAATGATGTTGGAGATATCACGCAACCACAAATACTAATTTTTAGGATATGTTGACGACATCTGGCTCACAGCCATGCAATGTGTCTTGCACCTCTTTTACTCGGTTCATTAAACAGTTGTGTGATATTTGATCTGTTTGTAATAATCCTTCTTTACAAACATCTGAGTATTTTCAGCTTCCTAAATTATCGGGCGTGTGAATACGAGCAGCCAGTGTGATGGCAGGGccgaaccagaaaaaaaaaaagaaagtttattTGCAGTAAATAAGTCTACCATGTTGTGCTACAGGTGTAGATTTTTGGTCGTGGCGTAATTATGATCATGTGACCTTTTTCAATATGTTTTTAACAAAAGTATTCGTCAATTAGAAACTAAATGTGCCTCTAATCTGGGCTAGGCAAAGCATCTAAACATGTTGCTACCATCATCCAGCATGCAAATGCCATTGTGCAAGTCTGGATATGTCAAAGCTTTCTAGTGTGCATGCTTTCTCGAGTTTTGAAGCCCGTTTCTGGGGCATCTTTTTAGGTCATAGGTCTCAAGTTTCCAAATACCTGGGGCCGAGGAGAATTCGTGCAGACAGAGTACCACTATGGCACAAAACACTCTAGCGGATTTAACATTACAGTCAGTAAACCCTTCCTCGGTTGGCTCAACCCTCGGTAAGGCCTTGGATTGCCCTCGCATTCGAGTTTTTCACACTTTACAATTTTCTTTGCAGGATCacgggagcagtgtttcaacaagcagcagacttcacgtggaGCGGTTTCAGGCAAATCGATCGTGGCCTATTAACGGAGCTCTTGGTATGTGCCATTTGCCGTTGATTTGTTTTCAGATGTGTGATTTTGCGGTTGTACTTTGTGTTAGCTTGTTTCCCAGCAGAATTAATATGTTTTCATAATTAGGTTAATGAGTTTCACACAAAGGCAGTTAAATGTGACTAAAACCTTGTTATCCAAGGTCATTAATATTTCTAAATATGAGAAACATCTAATGAAACTACTGTCACCTGGACATATGCTAGTATGTCTGAGAAGTGCTTGCAAAAACAGCAGACAATTGCTTCTTGCTCAAACCACTACCGGCTTTGTCGAGTGCATTCGTTCCTAAAATACGGCATGCACATGGACACTTCTAAGTGTTCGCATGTCAGTTCAAGTTCAGAGCAACTGCTAAAGATAATCTGAAAGTATAGGTTATTGCAATCCCACCGAGTTCATACTTCATAGTTCATTCGCACTCGAGAAACTCAAGCACGATTGATGATCGCATTCGACTGTGTTTTACTTTTTAAAATTGCAAGAAAGTCAAGAGGCGTGCGTAAGGAAGTGGCGCGAATTCTAGTCAATTTTGTTGTTTCACTAAATTCGAATTTATTTCACTTGCGACAGAAGTGCTTGTATAACAAAGGTTTTAAGTGAAGAGATTGCAATGTGACTCCTTCGTCTCATATGTATCCTGCAAACTGCCCCTACAAGCCATTCTGTATTGACTAATGCAGTTTGAATCGACACCCGGAGTACACCACAGTCTACGATGGGAGGCCCTGTGGCGGGAACTATCCTGTCTTGGGCCAACGGTTCCCTTTGTTGTCCGAGAAGAGATGGGACACTCTCTCAAGTCCTCAATAAAGGTATGGTAACATATTTGCTGTTTTGGGTTCATTCAGTTCATCCAATAAGTCatccttgttttgtttttctttagcaCATAGTCACCATGGACAGGAGAGACAATTCCATCTTGCCAACAGAAGGAGGTTACTTCAGGTTGCATCAGGTAGGCCTGGTCAATTGCATTTTATCTTGTTCTCCATGGCACAGGCTCTGTGCTTGTTAGCAAAAGTGTGTAATCTGTAAATACGAGGAAATTTTAAGGTTGTCTGCTTGACTTTTATTCAATAATTTGTGACAAATTACTCTGAAAGGCTTAATTGCTAAAGAGAGCCATCAGTAACAAGCACAATACAGATCTGTTATTTTATCCAGCAGCCTTTCAGCAGGGGTCTAAATTTGGCCCCTGATTTTCAGATCCTCATTTGCACGTTTCCATATAATTTTATGAAAAGGTCTCCAATTGCCAATCCTCGCTTTGAATGGCTAGCGAGTTCCTCTATAACACTAGTTAGTTTCTGTCTGGAAATATCCAATAGAACTGGCCATGCTTGCATTATTCCTCCTTCAAAATCAATACAAATGCTCATTCTCACTATCACTTTTTGACAAATTATTGCCTGTGTGGCACACCATCACGCAGTGTAAGATGCGGCTTGCAGTTTGTGACTGAGGCACTCTCCAAGTCAAGGTGGTTGCAGTAAAGTATGATGCACttaaagacaaaataaagagcCTTGCATGCTAAACACTGTGTTTTATTCAAATGACATAAGTGCACCACTCTGAATAAAGCAGGCTGTGGAAATTATCAGCTGTTGATTTTCATTACTAATATCTTTGCCatgcctttttcttttctttttttgtctggtCATTTGAACATCAACAGAACTAACTCAATCCAGAAAAAACTTTAGAAACGTTTGCGAACTCAGCCAACTATGAACTAACTCAATCGAGAGAGCACTTTAGAAACGTCTGCAAACTCAAGTAACTCGTGCTAGGCTTGCAGAGCTTTGCCGTACTGTCACACTTACGCAATCTTCTCGTGTCAGACATACTCGAAACAGACCCATGCTCGTACATACTCGGAACACACTCGTGCGTTTGCTTCTTCAAAGCATGATAATTAAATCGATCTTAGTATTCTAATGCGTGGTGCCACTGTAAATTGGCATCTCagctgttttattttctttcctgCAGGAGTTTGCTGGTCTAGGTGGCGACATTGGTTTTGTCAAGCACGAAGCGGAGTACCAGCTCAATGTGCCGATAGCAAGAGACATTGTGAGTGCTTGCACACTATTCAAGGTTACTGTCACCTATGCTGCATTTTTTCAGCATGACCTCTAGCCTGCTGAATTGTAATGGAATCCCGTTGATGTGGACTTGCTACTCGCAACATCTGCTAGCTAGCACGGTTGCCATATTTGGCTACCATGTGTCAATTTGGCTACTTTTTTTTAGGTGGGTGGTGAGAGAAAAAGCATGTTGGCTATTTCTTGAATACTTTCCTCGGTTTGAACCAAATTGTCAATATCTCGAGGTGTTGCCGCCACTGGCCTTCCAGAATGCTATGCAAGAACATGGTGGCCAAAATGCGCTTCTAGCACCCAATATCAAGTTTGGTGCTTGCATTACAAAACTGAAAAAACTTTTGGGTGTGAGGGTGGTGAAAGGGAGTTACAATAAAAACTTAAGGATGGTGCCTCAATTTAAAAACCTCCTATTGCTTACTTTGAACTGTGATTGGCAGTGAGCAGCTATATCAAGAGTGCTTTGCATCCAGGACGCTTTACACATTAACTTTCGGATGTCTGAAAATATGCCCGTGTTATTTTATAGAATTAGGTACAGACTGTGACTCAGAAATATTCGTTGCTCGGACTTCATCGTCATGTAGGAAACAATCACAAAAGTGGCTACACGTTATGCTTTAATCCCAGCAACCATAATTTTAAATACACTCATGCACTATTCATTTTCATTGCCGCCACAACGCTCGTACTCCTTGCCCTTTCAAGAGAAATCATGCAAGGCACCCAAATTGAATCATTTCTGGTACAACACAAGAAGTTCTGTCATCCTGCTTGAAATAATTCCTATATTCAATATACGGTGCTTTAATCTTAGCAACTATAATTTGGAAGGGTTGTTGCTATAATTATTTACGTTTTCATCAAAAGGCTAGCATTTAGTAATTgaaaaaatcacatcatatctTACTAAAGGGAATCATGCGGGTATGCGCTGGTGTTCACTTATGTTGccctttgttgtttttatttgtatgtttctgtgtatgtttcatttgtgtgtggagttgtgtatatgttgtgtTCTGCTTATGTTACCCCCTACTATTCGTGTGTATTGCTGTGTGTGCGCTGCAAAGTGAACACCCAGCTCTACTAGGAGAGTGCAACGGAGCGAGTGTACACAGCATTTTGtacgagcgcacagctgtggTGGAAAGATAAATgggagaggagaaacgaagcGGAGGCAGCACTCTTCCACCTCCTCCTGATTCCTCGCGCTCACGCCAGGAGTGGGGGAAGAGTTAGCACATGCGCAATGGGGGAGAGTACGGTTGTCGAGGGACAGACACAGCCCCGAGcaaaagatgcttcgcatctaaaaaaatgtTGTAGTAGTTTTCCCATATGCATTATACTGCCCTGGGCCCGATTCGGCTCTTTtatggctagtttttttttcaatttcttgacTGGGTTTTGTCTTTTCGACCTGGCAACTCTGCTAGCCAGTAGTGAGCTATGCACACTTCTGGCATTCATACTTTGTGAAAGCACTTTGCACTTTGTTCTGTGCTTCTATTGATCAGCCACATCTGTTCTGCTGCTTTCGAAAAAGAGCAAGAGCTCTGGGCCTCGTGCTGTCGTCTTGTGCAATTGACCTAGGTGAATGTGATCTGCAATATTGTCGCTCACTTCTCAGCCACAAATCTTTTTGTACGTGTAGTCACTTACTACTTCTTTTGCTGTTATGATCATAattttgcctcttttttttttcttatggcgATTGTGCAGGTATTGCAGGGGTGTTGCATGGCTGGCCACATGATGGGCTTTGGCCACAACAAGACATTCAGCATTTGCGACCGGTTCTTCCTGGGTGGTCCACTCGGTTTGCGAGGTTTCCAACAGAGAGGTGTCGGGCCGCACACAGAAGGTGGGTCTACACTTTGTTGCGTGCGCACGTGGCCTTGAAAAGCATGATCATATATCATGATCACGAAAGCGAGTTCAACAGAATTTGCTGGAATCCATCATAATGACTGTGCTGTTTGATGACTGGTATTGAGTGAACCATCGAGAGCTGGGCAAGTTGGAATGCTAACATGATGGCGACTATAAATGCGGGACAAAAGAATGAAAGTGTCTTGGATGCGCCAAAATCGTCAAGGATGACTTGTGTGTCGTCCTTGTCTGATCCTTCTCCAAAGCATTTATTCAAATGGTGCCGAAAAGGCGTTTAGACGTGGAGAGATGATGAGGAaccctctttttttttggttGGCCGATGTCATGCATAGCTTTTGTTGCACTGTATGGCGTTGGTTAGGCAGAGTACTTATAGAGAGCCATTAGGTACCTTTAGTGGTGCGGAAATTTGAATCAGGTATTAAGAAAAAGACTGTGGCTACCACTACCAGTGAGAAAGAGATCACGAGGAATAGTGTATAATTCCATACTGCTGTTGATGGTGCTTTCGATGTATCTGTGGACAGCACATTTTGTGCTTCTGCCTGCAGAGGGTATCCACCTAAACAAGCCTTTGAAAGATTTAGTCAATTGAGCTGTACCTTTAACATTTGAGGCTGTTGGGCTGTGAAACGCATTGTCCTTTTCATAGGTCTGTTTTGCTGTCTAGAAACAGCCAACTTTTGTATCCTACGGGGCTCCCGTCAGTTTTGGTAGAAGGGCTTTCATATGCCTTTATCATAAAGCTGTTGCAATAACTGCCCTGCCATTGGCCTTATCATGTAGTATTTATGTACAAATATAGCACTGGATGTCATACTCGACATATTCGTGGTCATGGCATTGAACATGAAGCAAACCACTAGCATTACACGGTACATCAGCTTGAATGTAAGCAACTCATTGCATACTCTGGCCAAGCTTAAAAATATTTATATTTGTAAGCTACTTATGTTTAAGCTTGAACCATTAATGCAGCTTGTAGTGATACGTATCTCGAAGGAGTACAGCCACTatcgtgggtccggtcttagcgagccacagggcaaGCGCTATCGCCgtgaacacgatactgctcaaggtcgcaacacttcattgcctgcggcaacaccaaaaacacagtacagcccgttgcaaaggcgcggtgggaaagcaaatgggcttatccacgccatgggtgagaagtactacacaggaaTGCCGCGGGTACGTCTCTGTTGTAAATGTGATTTACGGAGACACCggaacaaaggcccggttgctcgagcaaGGGCAAAggtgctcgcgttggcttcggagagatacgggtcggcgcagcctggccacgcactaggacgcCGCACCACTTTTAAGCCTAGCGTTCGGAAAGGGGACGGAGGTAACATAAGGTAAGCGTTCATCGCGGGCGCAAGGCGCTGCTGGCGAAGCTCGAACGAGCCCCAAACAAAGGGAGCGGACGGACGGAAAAGGAAAGCGTGCTTACTCCTATGTCGTCTCTGGAGAAGTCTTCCCCACTCCCAACGCACACGAGCGAAACTTCTCTCGGGAGGCTCTGCGCGTGGCGCCACAGTCgtcatccgctaccgggtgagaggggttaaacgtcactcgtTGCTCCCCCAGCGCGGCAGACCACGAAGAAGGGgtagtcatgtcgggacatgagaacggagagagaggcggcaaagcccgcacaAAGGCGACGagctagcctcgattcccacaaGCTGGCAAATCTGAACAACCAGTGTGTTGATTGCATATCTGTGCTCGCCATGAGAAATGATCGGGTGCTTTTTAAACCGCTAGAGACAGTGCAGTTTAACGTGAAATGTGCAGGGACTTGACAGGCATATTTATATTCAGTCGGAACTCAAGATCTCCCGAATTCCTGTTCAAAGGCAGCGATTAACCGTTTATAATTAAAGCACCATATTCTACTAAGTgtggtaaattgccactatctctcaagaggaaggtatataacagctgcatcttaccaaTATATACATACTTACGGAGCTGAAATTTGGAGGAGTATGAAGAGGGTTCAACTtcagttgaggacgacgcagcaagcaatggaaaggaaaatgataggtgtaatcatttaaccatatggtgtagtagcgcaaattcacggggacgaagaggacaagaaaacacgacactcttcgtccccgtgaatttgctctactacaccatatggttaaatgatgtctcaccaactagcccagctctcaaccctaatGATAAGTGTAACCCTAAGGGACAAGGAGAAAGCAGTGTTTCAGGGAATGAATGGGTATAGTAATAgtcgaaataaagaaagaatagtcatgggcagggcacgtgcCGCGAAGGCAAGatggtcattaaggatcacagactCGATTcgaagagaaggcaagcaggtgtaggggagacagaaagttaggtgggcagttgagattaggaagtttggggtataaagtgacaccagcaagcACAGGAGCGAATTGACTGGtagaacgtgggagaggcctttgttctgcagtgggcaTATGCTAATAACGATGGTGCTGGTGATACTACTAAGTTCATCAGAAGGCTGTGTGACTGATGTCAGCGAAGAGGCATTGACAACATTTACCACTTGTCAGTATTTTTGTTGAATGAAGCTCCAAATCACAGCGAAAGTACTGGCAAGCATCATAGTGCCATAAATAGTTTTCTGCAAGCCCTTTGCTGCTTCAGCATCCCAAAAAGTAGAGCGTTTATGGTGTTCTCATGCATGAACTTTGAGTAAACATGTTTTTTCTGGTTCTGTAGCAATTGTTTACAATTGCTGGTTGTATAGCAATTGTTTACCGCGCATAGCAATGTACCTAGGTAATGTATTTAGTATttcttgctgctgctgttgttgaaGTCATTCTTGCCTAAAGGTCTGCATTTCATCAAGTTGGTGGCCACTCTCTGCGTATTTTACTGTTTCTAGGCCATTCGCTTGGAGGAGAGACCTACTGGGCGGCTGGCCTTCATCTGTACACACCACTGCCTTTCCGGCCGGGAGAAGGTGGACTCGGAGACTACTTCCGGACGCATGCCTTTGCAACCGCAGGAAATGTGGATGACTTCAAGTTTAGTAAGTACAATGGCTCATTGAAGCTATACAAAAAATGCCTATAGACAATAAGTGACATAGCTAGGTGTGACAGAGTCGACAAGGGGCACACCACATTCGACATGTTTGCTACCAGAATTCATACTTTTGAGTTGCGAGCGATGAAATGTTTTTGTCGTTACTATTGCTGAAATATTTGCTGAAACAAAGCATGACCAATAATAAAATATTAGTTATATCATTGTACTGTAAACAGATATTTTCTCTGGTACCGGCCAGTATATACATCGTTCAGTGGCATCAAACTCTCGTTAAGTCGGTCACATTTGGCCGTAACCCGGTTAATCTGGACGATTCTTAGAGCTAGCCAAGCCCTAAGCACTGCAAATATGCGATGCAAAGCAGTGAAAGTGGtgtttgcgggcagcctgaatagcCGCAAGTTTTCAGAAAGATGTGGCCGCTATGCATCATTGGTATTTGATAAGCTGTCGGTTCAGAGCGCATTTTAGCTCGAGATGCA
The nucleotide sequence above comes from Rhipicephalus microplus isolate Deutch F79 chromosome 2, USDA_Rmic, whole genome shotgun sequence. Encoded proteins:
- the LOC119170577 gene encoding sorting and assembly machinery component 50 homolog A; its protein translation is MGTVQAKSLERQEAKDMQVPLDQIEARVDTVFIDGVVRTKDDILKKAVNDLFNAKDFQDVILKTRYVRKQLETLGAFKQISVTIDTSSGPDASPSGLEVTFKVQEVRRLVGGINTLVGNNEGSMVIGLKFPNTWGRGEFVQTEYHYGTKHSSGFNITVSKPFLGWLNPRITGAVFQQAADFTWSGFRQIDRGLLTELLFESTPGVHHSLRWEALWRELSCLGPTVPFVVREEMGHSLKSSIKHIVTMDRRDNSILPTEGGYFRLHQEFAGLGGDIGFVKHEAEYQLNVPIARDIVLQGCCMAGHMMGFGHNKTFSICDRFFLGGPLGLRGFQQRGVGPHTEGHSLGGETYWAAGLHLYTPLPFRPGEGGLGDYFRTHAFATAGNVDDFKFTNDMQKNLELVTQNLRWSVGAGIVLSIGHIARFELNYCVPMKAKSGDRLNHGLQFGIGVSFL